Below is a genomic region from Sutterella megalosphaeroides.
ACGAGCCTCAACGGCTCCTCGTTTGACGGGGCGGCATCGATTTTTGAAAAAGAGAGGCGCCCTCGGGCGCGCAACGAACGGAGGCGGCGCCCGCAAGGGGCCGAACGTTATGGAACACATCATCGGATTTCTCGGGGGCGGCAACATGGCGGGCGCCATGATCGGGGGACTGCTCAAGACGACCGATCCCGCGCGCATTCGCGTCGCGGACCGTCACCCCGAAAAGCTCGAACACTTTGCCGAAGCGGGCGTTCGCACGTACGAGGGCCCGGGCGACTGGGTGACGGAATGTACGCTCCTGGTCCTTGCCGTGAAGCCCCAGAACATGAAGGAAGCGGTCGAGCCCTACGTGCCCTTCTTGAACCCCGAAGGGTGCGCCCTTTCGATCGCCGCGGGGATCGAAGCCTCGGCCCTTTCCGCGTGGTTGGGCGGCTACCGCGTGCTTCGCGCGATGCCCAATACGCCCGCCCTCGTCGGTTGCGGGATGACGGGCTTTTGGGCCCCCGAAGGGACGCCCGACGAGATGCTCGCCGCGGCCTTGGCGGTGCTGAAGGCGTCGGGCGACGTCGTGCGCGTTCCCGACGAAAACGGAATCGACCTCGTGGGGGCGATTCCGGGTTCGGGCCCGGCTTACGTTTTCCGCTTCATGGAAGCCTTGGAAGCCGCGGGCCTCAAGCGGGGGCTCGACCCGAAAGCGGCGCGGTCGCTCGCGCTCGGGACCGTGTACGGCGCCGCGATGCTCGCGCGCAGCTCCGACGAACCCTTCTCGCGCCTTCGCGAAAAGGTGACGAGCAAGGGCGGCACGACCGCCAAGGCGCTTGAGGTCATGAACGCACGCGACGTCGACGGCATGATGGACGAGGCGATCGAAGCGGCTCTGAAGCGTACGGCCGAGATGAAGGCCTTGTTCCGCTGAGCCGGACGAAAAACCGAAATCGAAAGCCGAGGGCGGGGGGTGACTTCCGCCTTTTTTGCATGTTTTCGGAGCGTCTGCCCTTCCAACGGCGCGTCTTACACGGCTTTTCCCGAAAGCGAAAGGCATGGAAATACCTACGGAAAAACAGCGGTTATTGTTCTCTTGACGTATAGACGTACGACCGATCGATCCATATGATGAAGTTCGGGTCGTCGCGCGTGCCGGTCGACGCGTTCTCGGTGTCCCGGGGTGCTCGGGCGACTTCAGGAGTCCGTCTTTCCTCCTACAGGAAAGCGTCGGCGGACGACCCGTCTTCGCAATGCGGGCGGTCGTGCGTCGGGGCGCGAAAGACCGAAGCTCTCGGAGAGACACACTATGAGCAAGACCTTCGTTGCGGCCGGCCTGATGTCGGCGGCGCTTTTGGCCGGCGGCGTTCAGGCCGCTACCGACATCAGCATGTGGCACGCCATGACAGGCAGTTTGGGCGACTGGGTTCAGGACCTCGCGAACGACTTCAATAAGAGTCAGCAGAACTGTCGCCTCACCCCGACCTACAAGGGCAGCTACGACCAGACCATGACGTCGGGCATCGCCGCGCACCGCGCGGGTCGCTCTCCCAACATTCTTCAGGTCTTCGAAGTCGGCACCGCCACGATGATGTTCAGCAAGGGCGCCGTCGTTCCGGTGGGCGACCTCATGGCAAAGGCGGGCTACGAATTCCACGCCGACGAATACATTCCCGCGGTCTACGGCTACTACTCCACGCCCGACGGCCGCATGATGAGCTACCCCTTCAATTCGTCGACGACCGTCATGTACGTCAACCTGACGAAATTCAAGAAGGCGGGTCTGCCCACCGAAACCGACAAGCTTCCGAAGACCTGGGACGACGTCAAGGCGGCCGCCAAGGCGCTGAAGGACGCGGGCGAAGCCTGCCCGATGACGACCTCCTGGATGGGTTGGACGCAGCTTGAAACCTTCTCGACCTGGCACAACGTCGAGTTTGCGTCCCTCAACAACGGCTTCGGCGGTCCGGCCGCTCGCCTCAAGATCGATTCGCCGCTCCACCGCCGCCACATCGAAAATCTCGCCGAGATGGCGAAAAACGGCCTCTTTGTCTACAAGGGGCGCGGCAATCAGGCCGACGCCGCTTTCTACACGGGAGAGTGCGGCATCAGCATGGGGAGTTCCGCCACGCTCGCGAACATTCGCCGCAATGCCGATTTCGAATTCATGACGCTGCCGATGCCCTACTATCCGGATGTCGAAGGCGCTCCGCAGAACACCGCGCTCGGCGGTGCGTCGCTCTGGGCGATGGCCGGAAAGTCCGAAGCCGAAAACAAGTGCGTTGCCGACTTCTTCCACTACCTTTCCGACCCGCAGGTTCAGGCGAACAACCACATGCGCACGGGCTACCTTCCCGTGACGCTCAAGGCCTTTGAAATCGCGAAGGCTTCGGGTTACTACGAGAAGAACCCGGGCGCCGACGTTCCCGTGAAGCAGATGTTGA
It encodes:
- the proC gene encoding pyrroline-5-carboxylate reductase gives rise to the protein MEHIIGFLGGGNMAGAMIGGLLKTTDPARIRVADRHPEKLEHFAEAGVRTYEGPGDWVTECTLLVLAVKPQNMKEAVEPYVPFLNPEGCALSIAAGIEASALSAWLGGYRVLRAMPNTPALVGCGMTGFWAPEGTPDEMLAAALAVLKASGDVVRVPDENGIDLVGAIPGSGPAYVFRFMEALEAAGLKRGLDPKAARSLALGTVYGAAMLARSSDEPFSRLREKVTSKGGTTAKALEVMNARDVDGMMDEAIEAALKRTAEMKALFR
- the ugpB gene encoding sn-glycerol-3-phosphate ABC transporter substrate-binding protein UgpB, which gives rise to MSKTFVAAGLMSAALLAGGVQAATDISMWHAMTGSLGDWVQDLANDFNKSQQNCRLTPTYKGSYDQTMTSGIAAHRAGRSPNILQVFEVGTATMMFSKGAVVPVGDLMAKAGYEFHADEYIPAVYGYYSTPDGRMMSYPFNSSTTVMYVNLTKFKKAGLPTETDKLPKTWDDVKAAAKALKDAGEACPMTTSWMGWTQLETFSTWHNVEFASLNNGFGGPAARLKIDSPLHRRHIENLAEMAKNGLFVYKGRGNQADAAFYTGECGISMGSSATLANIRRNADFEFMTLPMPYYPDVEGAPQNTALGGASLWAMAGKSEAENKCVADFFHYLSDPQVQANNHMRTGYLPVTLKAFEIAKASGYYEKNPGADVPVKQMLKTTEKSRGIRLGYLPNIRTIVDEEFEKIWTGGQSAADALAAVVRRGNEQLARFERVTNR